Genomic window (Jeotgalibaca ciconiae):
CCTTTCATTGATAAAGTCTGGGAGTGGAAAGAAGATTACGCTTCTGTCATCCGTGATCAATGGGAAAAAATGGGGATTTCTGTAGATTATGAACGAGAAAGATTCACATTAGATGATGGTCTATCCGATGCAGTGCGTAAAGTATTTGTTACTCTATACGAAAAAGGCTTAATTTATCGTGGGGCTTATTTAATCAACTGGGATCCGCAAGCACAAACGGCTTTATCAGATATTGAAGTAATCCATAAAGATGTAAATGGTGCTTTTTATCATTTCCGTTATCCATTAGCGGATGGGAGCGGCTTTGTTGAGTTGGCAACGACTCGCCCAGAAACCATGCTAGGTGATACCGCAGTAGCAGTTCATCCAGAAGATGAACGTTATGAGGACCTTGTTGGGAAAACCATCCTTCTGCCATTGATGAATCGGGAAATTCCGATTATTACAGATGATTATGTAGATAAGGATTTTGGAACAGGTGTAGTGAAGATAACACCCGCCCATGATCCTAATGACTTTGAAGTAGGTTTGCGTCACCATTTACCACAAATAAATGTCATGAATAAAGATGCTACGATGAACGAAGAAGCTGGTAAATATGCAGGTATGGATCGCTTCGAAGCAAGAAAAGCAGTCGTAAAAGATATGGATGAACAAGGGTTCTTAGTGAAAGTAGAAGAAATGGTTCATAGTGTAGGCCACTCTGAAAGAACAGATGTAGTTGTTGAACCATTAATTTCAACACAATGGTTCGTTAAAATGAAACCACTAGCTGAAAAAGCAATACAAAATCAAGAAACAGATAATAAAGTAAGTTTCTTCCCAGATCGATTTGAAAATACCTTTATACGTTGGATGGATAATATTCATGATTGGGTAATTTCTCGTCAGTTGTGGTGGGGACATCAAATTCCAGCATGGTATCACAAAGAAACAGGTGAAATGTATGTAGGAATGGACGCTCCAGAAGATATTGAAAACTGGGAACAGGATCCAGATGTATTAGATACATGGTTCAGCTCCGCTCTCTGGCCCTTTTCAACGATGGGATGGCCAGATGAAGACGCAGCTGACTACAAACGCTATTTCCCAACTAGTACATTAGTAACAGGTTACGATATTATTTCTTTCTGGGTAAGCAGAATGATCTTCCAATCATTAGAGTTTACAGGAGAACGTCCTTTTGAGAATGTATTGATTCACGGTTTGATTCGTGATGAACAAGGCCGCAAAATGAGTAAATCTCTTGGTAACGGAATTGATCCAATGGAAGTCATTGAACAATACGGTGCAGATGCACTAAGATGGTTCTTGGCAAATGGTTCTTCCCCGGGGCAAGACGTTCGCTTTAGTTATGATCGAATGGATGCCGCTTGGAACTTTATCAATAAAATATGGAATGCAAGTCGCTATGTTTTAATGAACTTGGATGGTTTAAGTTATGAAGACATTGACTTGAGCGGAGAAAAAACTCTGGCAGACAAGTGGATTCTATCCAGCTTGAACCGAACAATTAGAAAAGTAACCGACTTATTTGAAAAATTTGAATTTGGCGAAGCAGGACGTATTTTGTATCATTTCATTTGGGATGAATATTGTGATTGGTATATCGAAATGACGAAAGAAGTGTTGCAGGGAGAAGACGAAGCAGCAAAACACACTGCTCGAAGTATCTTAGCTCACGTACTAGATAATATTTTACGTTTGCTGCACCCAATCATGCCTTTTGTTACAGAAGAAATTTGGCAAAATGCTCCTCATGAAGGAAATTCGATTGTAACAGCTGCTTATCCGACTGAAGACGCTGAAATGGTTGACCCTGATGCTGAAAATGCGATGGAAAAACTCATTGGTTTAATTCGTGGGGTGCGTAACATACGCAATGAAATGAACACGCCTATTTCAAAACAAGTACCGATGCAAATAAATGTAATGGATGCAGAAACAGAAGCGGTTTTCAAAAATAATAAAGCGTACATTATTCGTTTTTGTAATCCATCTGAATTAGAAATTGGTCAAAATCTAGAGGTAGCTGGAGAAAGCGTAACGGCTGTTATTTCTGGTGGCGAAGTGCGGATGCCGTTAGCTGGCTTAGTGAAACTGGAAGATGAAATCAAACGTCTGGAAGGTGAAGCTGAGAAACTTCAAAAAGAAGTAGATCGTGTCGTTAAGAAACTGGGCAATGAAAAATTCGTAAGTAAAGCACCTGAAACAGTGGTTGAAGGTGAGCGAGCAAAAGAAAAAGATTATCGCGGAAAGCTTGAGATTGTAGAAGAACGCATTGCGACATTGAAAAAACAATTAGGATAATTTTTATTCATATTTTTAAAAGCGGCTAAAGAGATTTGGCCGCTTTTCATTAAGGTGATGATAAAATGTTTGAGACATATGAAGAAGCTTTAGAATGGATTCACACAAGACGAGGAATGGGACCGAAACCGGGTATTCGTCGAATGGAATGGATGATGGAGAGATTGGATCATCCAGAGCAGAAATTTAAATCCATCCACATCGCTGGAACCAATGGAAAAGGGTCGACAGTAGCTTATTTGACGAGTTTATTTAAAGAGAATGGCCATACTGTGGGAAGCTTTACTTCTCCCCATATCATGAAATTCAATGAACGAATCAGTTTAAATGGAAAACCAATTTCTGATGAAGAAGTGGTTGGGTTAGCTAATAGGATTCGACCTCTTTACGAGGAAATTTCACTTACTGAATTAGGGGGATTAACGGAATTTGAAGTAGTTACATCAATGATGTTTCTTTATTTCTCTCAAGTAAAACCGAATGTTGTTTTACTTGAAGTAGGGCTGGGCGGCCTATTCGATAGTACGAATGTCGTGGTGCCCAATTTATCTGTCATTACAACTATTGGGATTGACCATATTAAGATCTTGGGCAGTACCATAGAAGAAATTGCCTTTCAAAAAGCAGGAATTATCAAAGACAGCGTATCAGTAGTGGTGGGAAATATTTCGTATCCAGCTAAAAAAGTACTGCTTGAAGTTGCAAAAGAAAGAGGCGCGAAGGTCAGCATGTTTGGAGAAACTTTTAAAGCAGAACATCATCCAACTAGCTCTGGTTTTCATGAAACTTTTGATTACCAGAGCGATACTTGCGATTTAGAGAATCTAGAAATTTCTTTAATGGGCAAACATCAAGTGGAAAATGCTGCAACTGCTTTACATGTTTTCCGAATATTCTGCGATGAGAATCAACTTTCCTATACGAAAGAAAAAATAAAGACAGGACTGTTGCATGCTTTTTGGCCTGTGAGGATGGAAGTAGTATCACAAAAGCCACTAGTCGTCCTGGACGGTGCTCATAACGAGCCGGCAATGAAAGCTTTATTAAAGGCTCTTGAAAATCATTTTTCCGGCAAAAAAATCCATGTTCTTTACGCATCTTTGACGACAAAAGAATTAGAAAAGATTGGGGAATGGCTAAAGAGAATTCCGAATTCAACTATTCACTTGACGACCTTTGATTTTCCGCAAGTAGCCAGCTTGATTGAATTAGAAGAACGAATGGAAATCCCGACTGCCATCTATCATCCTGATTGGCAAGCAGCAGTGAAGGATTTATTGGAAAAAACAAAGGACGACGAGTTATTATTAATTACCGGCTCTTTATATTTTCTTTCGAAAGTCAGACATCTTTTGTTAAAGAAATAATGTAAATTTCACTTCTTACGTATTCTATTGTTAGGTACGGAAAAGAAGGAGTGGGAAAATGCAAAAAACAACTTTGGTAAAAGAAATGCCGATTGCCTCTCGTCCGCGAGAACGATTGGAAAATTATGGTGAAAAAGCTTTGGCGACTCATGAATTGCTTGCAATTTTACTGCGAACTGGTCCAAGAGACAGCAATGTGGTTCAGTTAGCGTTACAAGTCATGAATCATTTTGAAGATCTTTATTCGTTAAAAATGGCAACGATTGAAGAGTTACATGCCATAAATGGCATTGGCAGAATAAAAGCAATCGAATTAAAGGCATGCATTGAATTAGGAATTCGTTTGGCGCACGCATCACAGTTGAAAAGTGGAACCATTACCTCCACACAAGAGGCTGGTACTTTATTGAAGGCTGAGATGCGAGACTTGCAGCAAGAGCATGTTGTAGCTCTATATCTGAATACTAAAAATGAAATCATCAAAAAGAAAACCATCTTTATCGGATCGCTTAACAGCAGTGTCGCTCATCCAAGAGAAATATTTCGAGAAGCAGTGCGCTTTTCAGCTGCGAGAATTATTCTAGCCCATAATCATCGTGAGACATGTTCGTAATTGAAAAGATTACGCACTCTATCTAAATTGCGTTAGAACAATTTAGATAGTTGTGAACTCTAAACCCAACGGGTGAAATGATAGAGTAACGTCTAGAAGCGCCCGCTCTGATACTCCGACATGCTCCAATCTAGGTATGCAAGGTTGCGGTGTGAATCTCGGTGAAGTCGGCTGAAAATTACCGTCTGATGATTCTCATTCATGGTGAACGTCAATGAAATCTCCTCAGCGGTGAGGGGTGTAATCGATAGGCCGGGAGTCGTAAAAAACTTAATATGGTGAGAATGTGGTAAAAACACTGACAAACTAGCGAATGAAATATCTATGAGTGGTGAACATCCATAAATGGATTTGGGGCTGACAGTATGTCAGTTGTGTTCCGTGGGCGAGTACCTATGGTGGTTTCGAAAGCTCCATGTGCAGTTACAGGCTGCAGAGAGGACACTAGGTAAGAGCTAGCACCTAAGTTAAGACATTGATAGGGTTTGGGGAACGTGGAAAGCTGTCAGCGCGGAGAGAATACACTCGATGAAACGTTTGAAAGGAAAACGTATGTATAACTTTCATTCATGACAGTGAGAGTAGAGGCAGGAGCGAAGAAATTTCTGTAATGGAAATGGAGCAATAGCCTCAAGTCGTTCGTTAGTCAATATTTCAACTCAGTCATACCAAGGATTCTCGTATGACTCAAAAGGTCACGAGCCTGAAAAGGAGCGTGATAGACCTTGAAAGAAAGTTTTAAGAAAATTCCACTCATGAAAAACACGAGGCTACGTCATGCCGAATACTATGGAATGACCGAAACCTTCGACTCACTCTTTGCGAGAAGCAAAAAGAATGAAAATTTCAGCAATCTCATGTCAGTTGTCACTTCGGATGACAACATTCTCCTAGCATATAGAAACATCAAGCGAAATAACGGGAGTGCCACGCCGGGTGTCGATAAAGTGACAATCAAAGACATTGAGAAGATGAGTCAAAATGATTTTCTTGAAGTTGTAAAGAGGAGATTCAGCCATTATTGCCCTCGTAAGGTACGAAGAAAAGAGATTCCTAAACCAAATGGAGAAACGAGACCGCTAGGAATCCCATCCATGTGGGACAGAATCGCCCAACAGAGTATCTTACAAGTACTGGAACCAATCTGTGAAGCCAAGTTCAACAAGAACAGCTTCGGATTCCGCCCAAACAAATCAGCTGAAAATGCCATCTCGATGTGTGCGGGAAGAATAAACAGAGATAAAATGCAGTATGTAGTCGAAATGGACATCAAGGGCTTCTTTGATGAAGTCAATCATACGAAGCTTATGAAACAAATCTGGACTCTGGGCATTCATGATAAACAACTGCTTGTGGTCATACGCAAGATGTTGAAGGCTCCGATTCTCCTTCTGGACGGTAAGGTAATGCATCCTACAAAAGGCACTCCCCAATGAGGCATCCTATCGCCTCTATTGGCTAACATTAATCTGAATGAATTTGATTGGTGGATAGCAAATCAATGGGAAAGCTTTGCGTGCCAAAACATCAAGGATTATTACAACGAGAAGACGGGACACTGGTCCCACCAATATCGTTACCGTCAACTACGAAAAACCTCTGGTTTGAAAGAAATGTATATCGTAAGGTATGCAGATGATTTCAAGATATTCACCACAACGAGAGCTAATGCAGAGAAAATCTTCATAGCAATCAAAGTGTGGTTAGAGGAACGCCTTTCTCTCCCTATTTCAATAGAGAAATCCAAAATCACGAACCTCAAAAAGAAAAGCAGTGAATTTTTAGGAT
Coding sequences:
- a CDS encoding valine--tRNA ligase, which codes for MSIDHTMSTKYQPNEVEKGKYKKWVEERLFRPNGNPDAKPYSIVIPPPNVTGRLHLGHAWDVSLQDMLIRMKRMQGYDTLWLPGMDHAGIATQAKVEAKLAEQGVSRHDLGREPFIDKVWEWKEDYASVIRDQWEKMGISVDYERERFTLDDGLSDAVRKVFVTLYEKGLIYRGAYLINWDPQAQTALSDIEVIHKDVNGAFYHFRYPLADGSGFVELATTRPETMLGDTAVAVHPEDERYEDLVGKTILLPLMNREIPIITDDYVDKDFGTGVVKITPAHDPNDFEVGLRHHLPQINVMNKDATMNEEAGKYAGMDRFEARKAVVKDMDEQGFLVKVEEMVHSVGHSERTDVVVEPLISTQWFVKMKPLAEKAIQNQETDNKVSFFPDRFENTFIRWMDNIHDWVISRQLWWGHQIPAWYHKETGEMYVGMDAPEDIENWEQDPDVLDTWFSSALWPFSTMGWPDEDAADYKRYFPTSTLVTGYDIISFWVSRMIFQSLEFTGERPFENVLIHGLIRDEQGRKMSKSLGNGIDPMEVIEQYGADALRWFLANGSSPGQDVRFSYDRMDAAWNFINKIWNASRYVLMNLDGLSYEDIDLSGEKTLADKWILSSLNRTIRKVTDLFEKFEFGEAGRILYHFIWDEYCDWYIEMTKEVLQGEDEAAKHTARSILAHVLDNILRLLHPIMPFVTEEIWQNAPHEGNSIVTAAYPTEDAEMVDPDAENAMEKLIGLIRGVRNIRNEMNTPISKQVPMQINVMDAETEAVFKNNKAYIIRFCNPSELEIGQNLEVAGESVTAVISGGEVRMPLAGLVKLEDEIKRLEGEAEKLQKEVDRVVKKLGNEKFVSKAPETVVEGERAKEKDYRGKLEIVEERIATLKKQLG
- a CDS encoding bifunctional folylpolyglutamate synthase/dihydrofolate synthase encodes the protein MFETYEEALEWIHTRRGMGPKPGIRRMEWMMERLDHPEQKFKSIHIAGTNGKGSTVAYLTSLFKENGHTVGSFTSPHIMKFNERISLNGKPISDEEVVGLANRIRPLYEEISLTELGGLTEFEVVTSMMFLYFSQVKPNVVLLEVGLGGLFDSTNVVVPNLSVITTIGIDHIKILGSTIEEIAFQKAGIIKDSVSVVVGNISYPAKKVLLEVAKERGAKVSMFGETFKAEHHPTSSGFHETFDYQSDTCDLENLEISLMGKHQVENAATALHVFRIFCDENQLSYTKEKIKTGLLHAFWPVRMEVVSQKPLVVLDGAHNEPAMKALLKALENHFSGKKIHVLYASLTTKELEKIGEWLKRIPNSTIHLTTFDFPQVASLIELEERMEIPTAIYHPDWQAAVKDLLEKTKDDELLLITGSLYFLSKVRHLLLKK
- the radC gene encoding RadC family protein, giving the protein MQKTTLVKEMPIASRPRERLENYGEKALATHELLAILLRTGPRDSNVVQLALQVMNHFEDLYSLKMATIEELHAINGIGRIKAIELKACIELGIRLAHASQLKSGTITSTQEAGTLLKAEMRDLQQEHVVALYLNTKNEIIKKKTIFIGSLNSSVAHPREIFREAVRFSAARIILAHNHRETCS